Proteins co-encoded in one Streptomyces sp. NBC_01283 genomic window:
- a CDS encoding acyltransferase family protein: MTNSVQPHGRHRAPLPPAHVPADGVPGPRAPQSTMAATVPHAPAGPTARPGSTSPSGSTGHSAPTGRPASTGQPAKQRDAFFDNAKYLAIVLVAMAHSWEPLTDGSRSAEALYMTVYTFHMPAFILISGYFSRSFDMRSDRLKRLVTGVAVPYVIFEVAYTLFKRYADNDPTQPISLLDPWYLTWFLVALFVWRLTTPLWKLVRWPIPLALGVAVLASVSPDIGDDLDLQRVLQFLPFFVLGLFMKPEHFQLVRRREVRLLSIPIFASALLLAYWAAPRMTSAWFYRRDSAQELGAPWWAGVVMTLALFGCSAILTACFFAWVPRRKMWFTVLGAGTLYGYLLHGFLAKGSRFWGWFDNYEWMHTPVGQVIVTLVAAAVVTLLCTPPVQRMFRFAMEPKMEWAFKRDAAALARERAKSSS, encoded by the coding sequence GTGACGAACTCGGTTCAACCGCACGGCCGCCACCGGGCGCCGCTCCCCCCGGCACACGTGCCCGCGGACGGAGTTCCAGGCCCCCGCGCCCCCCAGTCCACCATGGCCGCGACCGTTCCCCACGCCCCGGCCGGCCCCACCGCTCGCCCCGGCTCGACGAGCCCCTCCGGCTCCACGGGCCACTCCGCTCCCACGGGCAGACCCGCATCCACGGGTCAACCCGCCAAGCAGCGCGACGCGTTCTTCGACAACGCCAAGTACCTGGCGATCGTCCTGGTCGCGATGGCGCACTCCTGGGAGCCGCTGACCGACGGGAGTCGCAGCGCGGAAGCGCTGTACATGACCGTCTACACGTTCCACATGCCGGCGTTCATCCTGATCTCCGGCTATTTCTCACGCAGCTTCGACATGCGGTCCGACCGGCTCAAGCGCCTGGTGACCGGCGTAGCCGTGCCGTACGTCATCTTCGAGGTCGCGTACACCCTCTTCAAGCGCTACGCGGACAACGATCCGACGCAGCCGATCAGTCTGCTCGACCCCTGGTACCTCACCTGGTTCCTGGTCGCGCTCTTCGTCTGGCGTCTGACGACCCCGCTGTGGAAGCTGGTCCGCTGGCCGATTCCGCTCGCGCTCGGTGTCGCGGTGCTCGCCTCGGTCTCGCCGGACATCGGTGACGACCTCGATCTGCAGCGCGTGCTGCAGTTCCTGCCGTTCTTCGTGCTCGGCCTCTTCATGAAGCCCGAGCACTTCCAGCTCGTGCGGCGCCGCGAGGTGCGGCTGCTCTCCATCCCGATCTTCGCGAGCGCGCTGCTCCTCGCGTACTGGGCCGCTCCCCGTATGACGTCGGCCTGGTTCTACCGCCGGGACAGCGCACAGGAGTTGGGTGCGCCGTGGTGGGCCGGTGTCGTGATGACGCTGGCGCTGTTCGGCTGCTCGGCCATCCTGACCGCGTGCTTCTTCGCGTGGGTTCCGCGCCGGAAGATGTGGTTCACGGTGCTCGGCGCGGGCACGCTGTACGGCTACCTGCTGCACGGGTTCCTCGCCAAGGGCTCGCGTTTCTGGGGCTGGTTCGACAACTACGAGTGGATGCACACGCCGGTCGGTCAGGTGATCGTGACGCTGGTGGCCGCGGCTGTGGTGACGCTCCTCTGTACGCCTCCGGTGCAGCGGATGTTCCGCTTCGCCATGGAGCCGAAGATGGAGTGGGCGTTCAAGCGGGATGCCGCGGCGTTGGCCCGGGAGCGGGCC